One stretch of Sander lucioperca isolate FBNREF2018 chromosome 13, SLUC_FBN_1.2, whole genome shotgun sequence DNA includes these proteins:
- the LOC116052868 gene encoding uncharacterized protein LOC116052868 isoform X1, translated as MRNSQRDSCVDRQPRFSQQNVCPTACKQPNQGSSVTSHCTGVSGDHQNLVKCDNSRAATDRCNFKPRHTGQSHSVAFWQHDTANCSSSPESVCAALSSATLQLLDIIHEEEKDWDHQTVLERIRDGFGEHIPDDVSSKRGLVLHCWQSHCSEIGTWRSTTKPPLADIADTELLEKVKKVSESTTLEDLEKSNAPLLDYLANAGCLRPMRSIRDRDLLVQDIVIFQVIHRVQGPFQRYSVLVVVQSDQSQKE; from the exons ATGCGCAATTCACAGCGCGATTCATGTGTTGATCGTCAGCCACGTTTTTCGCAACAAAATGTCTGCCCAACAGCCTGCAAGCAGCCTAACCAAGGCAGCAGCGTTACTTCACACTGTACTGGCGTCAGCGGAGACCATCAGAACCTTGTCAAATGCGACAACAGTCGGGCAGCAACCGACCGTTGCAACTTCAAGCCGCGACACACTGGACAGTCACATAGCGTCGCTTTTTGGCAGCATGACACTGCCAACTGCAGCTCCAGTCCAGAGAGTGTGTGCGCCGCATTATCAAGCGCAACGCTTCAGCTCTTGGACATCATCCACGAGGAGGAAAAG GACTGGGACCACCAGACTGTTTTAGAACGCATCAGGGATGGCTTTGGTGAGCACATTCCAGACGATGTCAG CTCTAAGAGAGGACTGGTACTACATTGCTGGCAAAGCCATTGCAGTGAGATTGGTACATGGCGGTCCACCACCAAACCTCCTCTCGC AGACATAGCTGACACAGAACTCttggaaaaagtcaaaaag GTATCTGAAAGTACAACCCTTGAGGACCTTGAGAAGTCAAATGCACCTTTGCTTGACTACTTGGCCAATGCAGGATGTCTGAGGCCTATGCGGTCGATAAGAGACAGGGATCTGTTGGTACAAGACATTGTCATATTTCAGGTCATCCACAGGGTTCAAGGTCCatttcaaagatattcagtgttAGTTGTTGTACAGTCAGATCAATCTCAAAAGGAGTAA
- the LOC116052868 gene encoding uncharacterized protein LOC116052868 isoform X3: protein MRNSQRDSCVDRQPRFSQQNVCPTACKQPNQGSSVTSHCTGVSGDHQNLVKCDNSRAATDRCNFKPRHTGQSHSVAFWQHDTANCSSSPESVCAALSSATLQLLDIIHEEEKDWDHQTVLERIRDGFGEHIPDDVSSKRGLVLHCWQSHCSEIGTWRSTTKPPLADIADTELLEKVKKIL, encoded by the exons ATGCGCAATTCACAGCGCGATTCATGTGTTGATCGTCAGCCACGTTTTTCGCAACAAAATGTCTGCCCAACAGCCTGCAAGCAGCCTAACCAAGGCAGCAGCGTTACTTCACACTGTACTGGCGTCAGCGGAGACCATCAGAACCTTGTCAAATGCGACAACAGTCGGGCAGCAACCGACCGTTGCAACTTCAAGCCGCGACACACTGGACAGTCACATAGCGTCGCTTTTTGGCAGCATGACACTGCCAACTGCAGCTCCAGTCCAGAGAGTGTGTGCGCCGCATTATCAAGCGCAACGCTTCAGCTCTTGGACATCATCCACGAGGAGGAAAAG GACTGGGACCACCAGACTGTTTTAGAACGCATCAGGGATGGCTTTGGTGAGCACATTCCAGACGATGTCAG CTCTAAGAGAGGACTGGTACTACATTGCTGGCAAAGCCATTGCAGTGAGATTGGTACATGGCGGTCCACCACCAAACCTCCTCTCGC AGACATAGCTGACACAGAACTCttggaaaaagtcaaaaag ATTCTGTGA
- the LOC116052868 gene encoding uncharacterized protein LOC116052868 isoform X4, with protein MTYIVLVLRTQQHDHFNKEVILLPNQSWGVVCKQGPKSWLHKHGHTVLERIRDGFGEHIPDDVSSKRGLVLHCWQSHCSEIGTWRSTTKPPLADIADTELLEKVKKVSESTTLEDLEKSNAPLLDYLANAGCLRPMRSIRDRDLLVQDIVIFQVIHRVQGPFQRYSVLVVVQSDQSQKE; from the exons ATGACTTATATTGTACTGGTACTCAGGACACAGCAGCATGACCATTTCAACAAGGAGGTAATATTACTCCCTAATCAATCATGGGGAGTAGTGTGCAAACAAGGTCCAAAATCATGGTTACACAAACATGGACAC ACTGTTTTAGAACGCATCAGGGATGGCTTTGGTGAGCACATTCCAGACGATGTCAG CTCTAAGAGAGGACTGGTACTACATTGCTGGCAAAGCCATTGCAGTGAGATTGGTACATGGCGGTCCACCACCAAACCTCCTCTCGC AGACATAGCTGACACAGAACTCttggaaaaagtcaaaaag GTATCTGAAAGTACAACCCTTGAGGACCTTGAGAAGTCAAATGCACCTTTGCTTGACTACTTGGCCAATGCAGGATGTCTGAGGCCTATGCGGTCGATAAGAGACAGGGATCTGTTGGTACAAGACATTGTCATATTTCAGGTCATCCACAGGGTTCAAGGTCCatttcaaagatattcagtgttAGTTGTTGTACAGTCAGATCAATCTCAAAAGGAGTAA
- the LOC116052868 gene encoding uncharacterized protein LOC116052868 isoform X5 translates to MTYIVLVLRTQQHDHFNKEVILLPNQSWGVVCKQGPKSWLHKVLERIRDGFGEHIPDDVSSKRGLVLHCWQSHCSEIGTWRSTTKPPLADIADTELLEKVKKVSESTTLEDLEKSNAPLLDYLANAGCLRPMRSIRDRDLLVQDIVIFQVIHRVQGPFQRYSVLVVVQSDQSQKE, encoded by the exons ATGACTTATATTGTACTGGTACTCAGGACACAGCAGCATGACCATTTCAACAAGGAGGTAATATTACTCCCTAATCAATCATGGGGAGTAGTGTGCAAACAAGGTCCAAAATCATGGTTACACAAA GTTTTAGAACGCATCAGGGATGGCTTTGGTGAGCACATTCCAGACGATGTCAG CTCTAAGAGAGGACTGGTACTACATTGCTGGCAAAGCCATTGCAGTGAGATTGGTACATGGCGGTCCACCACCAAACCTCCTCTCGC AGACATAGCTGACACAGAACTCttggaaaaagtcaaaaag GTATCTGAAAGTACAACCCTTGAGGACCTTGAGAAGTCAAATGCACCTTTGCTTGACTACTTGGCCAATGCAGGATGTCTGAGGCCTATGCGGTCGATAAGAGACAGGGATCTGTTGGTACAAGACATTGTCATATTTCAGGTCATCCACAGGGTTCAAGGTCCatttcaaagatattcagtgttAGTTGTTGTACAGTCAGATCAATCTCAAAAGGAGTAA
- the LOC116052868 gene encoding G2/M phase-specific E3 ubiquitin-protein ligase-like isoform X2, translating into MRGFQRVSYDPNLMICVKFSDDMGRNEEGVDLGGPRREFLRLLMETIARSPMFEGKENGKNLTLDSTALREDWYYIAGKAIAVRLVHGGPPPNLLSPTVFCLLVNGSANPKLEDIADTELLEKVKKVSESTTLEDLEKSNAPLLDYLANAGCLRPMRSIRDRDLLVQDIVIFQVIHRVQGPFQRYSVLVVVQSDQSQKE; encoded by the exons ATGCGGGGCTTCCAAAGGGTATCCTACGACCCTAACTTGATGATCTGTGTAAAATTCTCCGATGACATGGGGAGAAATGAAGAAGGAGTTGATTTAGGAGGACCAAGAAGGGAATTCTTAAGGCTGCTGATGGAGACTATTGCCAGGTCACCCATGTTTGAGGGAAAAGAAAACGGCAAGAACTTGACTCTTGACAGTACTG CTCTAAGAGAGGACTGGTACTACATTGCTGGCAAAGCCATTGCAGTGAGATTGGTACATGGCGGTCCACCACCAAACCTCCTCTCGCCAACAGTATTTTGTCTTCTGGTCAATGGTTCAGCAAATCCAAAACTAGAAGACATAGCTGACACAGAACTCttggaaaaagtcaaaaag GTATCTGAAAGTACAACCCTTGAGGACCTTGAGAAGTCAAATGCACCTTTGCTTGACTACTTGGCCAATGCAGGATGTCTGAGGCCTATGCGGTCGATAAGAGACAGGGATCTGTTGGTACAAGACATTGTCATATTTCAGGTCATCCACAGGGTTCAAGGTCCatttcaaagatattcagtgttAGTTGTTGTACAGTCAGATCAATCTCAAAAGGAGTAA